The sequence TGTGGAGAAAGAAGGGGCAAAGGCCTGGGGCAGGAGACTCAGTGGAGCCACAAGATGCTCGGCAAAGGGTTCAGACTTGATTCTGAGGGGGCTGTGAAGCTGTGGGAGGGATATCTTGACCAGATTTGTGCTTTAGAAAGACCCCTCTGGGGACAAAATGGAGATAgaccactttggaaaaccagTTGGCAATCCCTGATAAAGGTAATGATGTATCCACCAACACTCAAGCCTGCAGGTCCAAACCTTCCCTCCAGGTCTTTGTACGACCCCTGCCCTCTGCTGGGAACACTCTGCTCTCTGGATGGTTGTCTCCTTCTCCCCTGTCCcgtctcagctttttttttttaaatagagtcggGGGtatccctttgttgcccaggctggttttaagttcctggcctcaagggatcctcctgcctcagccttccgaagtgctggaattacaggcataagccaccatgctcaactctggtctcagccttttttttttttcttttttttttgtgagacagtcttgctctgtcacccaggttggagtgcagtggcacgatcttggctcactgcagcctcgacctcctgggctcaagcattcctcccacctcagcctcccagtggtCCCAGCTTTCATGGCGCTTGCTTTAAGAAGCCTCCCTTAATCCCTGCTCACCCCACAGTGAGTCAGGCACGTTCCCTGGGATCCCATAGCTTGCTGTGCCTCCCCCAactccagcccccacccctctGCCTGTGCCTCCCCCATCCAGGTCCTGACCCATCTGGCCTGTGCTCCTCATTGTGGTTGGTACGAACCACTCTAGGTCATCACTGTGTGGTGCCAGGCCCCCCGCACTGGACTGGGCACTCTGAGAAGGCAAGGGTCAGGGATGTCTTTTTATTGCTATCAAGAGGCAGGGGCAGGTGATGGCGTGTTCTGTATGGATGACGAGTGTGGTAGCGATGGCTAACTGCCTTCCAAAAGCTGTACTTCCCCTCTGTGCTGTCACATTGCCACCGGGAACCACTGCCTAGCCAGGGACTCCATTTTCTAGCATGCCTTGCACCTAGGCAGGCCATGTGTCCAGCTCTCACTGATGGAATGGCAACGGAAGTGGTATGTCCATTGCCCTAGAATGAGCTTAGTGTATTTAGCCTGGGCGTTACTTTTTCCACTCCTGGCCAAAGCAGTTAGGCAGGGGGCTACCCTCTCAATCTCTCTTACCCTTTCCTTGGGAAGCAGAGCATTGTGAGGCTCCAGGGATGGCAAAACTATAAAAGGGAAGGAGCCGGGTCCCTGAATCGCCACTTAGAAAAGGGCCACCCCTGCCTGTTGTCGGGGTAATCAACTGCTATTGTGTTGAGCTACCGAAATATCAAGGAATAGTCATTACAACAGCAAATGTACCCTGACACACATCACTAGGAACCAACCTGGTGGCTGGAGGCATCATATAGGAAGTTGGCCCAGTTGGGGTCCGTCTGCATGAATCGGAACTCAAACAGCTCCCGCAGACACAGCGTCAGAAGCTGGAAGCAAatctggggtggggaggagtaGCAGGCATCTTAGTGTGATCTCCCCTGTGGCACCCTCGCTGGCCTGGAGAGGGACCATGAGCCTGGCCCACCCACCCTGGGGCCATGCCCTTCCCACTGTGCTACCAGATGGCATACCTGGTTCCGCAGGTCCTGGCTCAGGCCCTGGCACTGGTCCAGGGGGACTCCTCCGGCCAGCTCCATGCCCAGCACCCGTGTCGTGCACAGCTCCTTAACCACAGCTGGCACCCGGAAGAAGGGGTCATTTGCCAGCAGCtgcctggggcaggaggggagggaggaagggaactTCGTGCTTCAGGCTTGTGACCCAGCTTGAGGCCTCCTCCTTGTGCTCTCAGAAGTCCTCCATGAACAGTAGGGGCCATGCCCTCCCTCCTGCCCATCTCTTGCCGCTGTCTGCCCTGGGTGATGACCAACACCTGGCTGGACTGAGATTTAACAAGTATCTCCAAGGTGCCTACTCTGCACCTGTCCCTAAACTGGGTGCTGTTGGAAACCCAGTTACCACTTCCCTACCTGAAACCCTTCTATGACTTCTGGTTGCCCCAGAAGGATGAGTTCAGGTGTATTTCAGCCTTTGCATtacttttttcattaatttattaattcattcatcccCATAGTAGTCACTAGTATCAAAATCTGTGAAGTCTATAGTGATACCCATGGGTCACTCCTTGCAATCACTACTCTGAACACAGGTAAACAACAGGAAAGAATCCTCTGTGTCCATCCCTGTGCTAAATGATGCTGGGGACAGAGCAGTGAATGAACCAGTCCCTGGACCTGGCCCCCAACCCCGAGACCACACTCTCACAAGCAGACGGATTATAGATTGAGGTAAGTGtgttagctgggtgcggtggcttacacctgtaatcccagcagtttcagacaccgaggtgggagaatcgcttgagcccaggattcaagatcagcctgggcaacatggtgaaaccacgtctttacgaaaaactacaaaaatcagctgggcacggtggcctgcacctgtggtcccagctactcaggaggctgaggtgggagaatcacttgagcctggaaggtcgaggctggagtgagctgtgatctcaccactatattccagcctggaaaacagagcgagactctgtctcaaaagaaataaaataagtatgtcCATGTAagatttgggaggcagagaataTGAGCGAGGCCTCTGGTTGACGACCCATGGGATGGCTGGAGGAAAGTGAGGGGGAACAGGAGGGTGGTGTGGGGTTTTACCCTAAGGGCACTGGGGAATCCTGTGGGGATGGGGGGGTCTCTGGCCCATCACCCCACTTCACACTCTCCTCCTCAAACTCCTCCTTTGGGGTTTGTATTTTTGTCCTTGTTGATAAAAATCTCTGAACTGCTCCTCATGAACCAGAGCCATACTGGGCATTTAATTGGCACACTCCCCTTTCATCCTCACTCCACAGTGAGTGGATGCTCTCTGGAGACTACTGTACAGATTGTATGGATGCAGGCCATGCAACCCAGTAAGGGCTGACCCAGGATTTCATTCCGCATCTGAGTCTAGAGTATGTGCTTCTAACCACTGCCTTCTACTGATCTTTCACTCTCTGTCTACAGAGCTTGGCACGTTTTAGGCTGTCAATAAATGTGTGAGCCACACTGTGGAGGATCCCACTGAGGTGCCATTAATTGCTACACATCGGGATGTCTCCAAGATATAACCACATTATTCCACATAGCCATGGTTCATGCATTTTCACTGCTATGAAATATTCCACAGATGAATACAGCATTGCTTCTTTGTCCACCCTGCTGGATAAACTTGATGGAtatgggttgtttccagtttggggctgttGCAGACAGAGCTGCTGTGAGCATTCTAGAATAGTCTGATGGTGTATACTGGCATAAGGGTCCCTAGAGTGTTCAGCAGGGAGGGCAATCGTTGGCTTGCAGAGTTCGTGAATATAAGGGCTTATGTGATGATGCCAACCTATTCTCAAAATGCTTCTACCACCTTCTCCCCCAACCCGCGGTGCAGAAGGGATGCTGTGGAGCCCACTCTCTCCACCTCCCAGTGCTATGGGCTCCTTGGTCTCCGTCAGTCCAGCGGAGGTAAGAGTGTGTCATCGCGTAATTAAGTGCCTGTGTCGGACCACAGTGGGTATGTGGCCCATCTCACAGAGAAGACTGCCGCTTGGGAAGTGACCTGCCCAAGCTCACAGAGGACAAAGGGAGTAAGCGAAGTGATGGATGAGTGGACGGATGGATGACCAATGATTGAAAGACAGAGTCTGCCCCACCCCACAGCTCCAGCTGCCAGAAGCTGAGGGGGCAGCTACTTCTCAACTAgcctgggagggaaggaaggagggaagcccAGGGGACTCAGCTCACCTGAAATTCTGGGCACAAGCTGCCTCACGACGGTAGTCACACTCCCAAGCCAGCTCCTGCTGCAAGGCCTGCAGGCTCTGCTCGGCAAATAGGCCTGCGGGGGAGGCGTGTCAGCCGGGGAAGGGCCCGGGGCGCGCCCACTGGTGGATGCCTTCTCCTGCCAACCCTCCCTCTTCTGCCTCCCGCACTGTCCCTCGCAGCTCCTGCTCCAGGCCTGTAACCCACATCTGTCCAGGCCTCTGACCTGCATCTGTCCCTCTCCTGTCTCCCCCGCTGTCCCTTGCAGCTCCTGCTCCAGGCCTCTGACCTGCATCGTATCATCTGTCTACACATTTCCCTCGTCCTTCACAGCACCACGGGGTTCCTGGGGTCTTCTGAAGCCTTTCCTGGGCTCTGTCTCTTGCGTGTGCCTGCACCCCAGTCCCTGGCAGCTCTTTCAGAGTCACGCTTGCCCCTATTCTGTCTCCTTTTCATACTCACTCTCACGTTGATCACTGCCTTTGAATCTCGCTTCTGGGCCTGGCTTTCCCTGTCCCTCTCCGTCTCTTACACAAACACAACCCGCCCTCCTTTCTTCAGGCACCTCCTCACGTGCCATCCCCAGGACTGTCCTTTTCTGCTCTGCCGCACCTACAACCCTGCTCGCTGCATGCACACCCTCTGCGAGTCTGCTGCTGGATCTTGGCCCTGGGCTCCCGTCTCTCCGAGGCTCTGTTAAAATCCGTGAGGCTTTTCTCACACCTGCTCATGCTCCCTGGGCTCTCCCTGCCTTGGTGTCctttctgtctctcacactcCCACTCATGACGCCAGCACACCCTGCCCGTGCTCTTCTCTGGGCTCCCCCTCCTGCTTGCTCTCTGTGGGCACAGCCCCTTCGGGAGGTCAGCAGAGGAGTGGGTGGGCGCCTCACCCGCGGGCAGGGCTGTGCTCATCTTGAGTACCGCCAGAAGGTTCTGGACATCGCTCTGAATGCTCTGGGCTACGCCGGGGTACTGtaaagggagaggggagggaaggaaggtggaAGTCATTCCTCTGGGCTAGCAGGGTGCCTGCCTCTACCCTGCCCGGCCTCCCCTCTCACCTGGATCTTCACGGCCACCTCCGTCCCGTCCTTCAGCAGGCCCTGGTGCACCTGCCCAATTGAGGCAGCGGCAAAGGGCACCTCCTCCAAGAAGGCCACCTTGGCCTGCCAGTCCCTGCCAAGCTCCTCTTCAAGAACTCTCTGCGGGGAGTGGTCACAGCCGTCATCATCGCGGCAGAGTTCATTCCCCAGGCTGAGTGCTTTACGTGTTGATAACCCCAGCACTCACCACACGCAGGGCCCTGGGCTAAGCTCTTAGCTGCCACCCCCTTTACAGATGacgaaactgaggctcagagagaattCCCTTGTGCAAGCGACTAGGCCCACGCTGGCACACTGTGAGGCTCAGCCCAGCCTGTGTCCCCTGAACCTGGACTCCCTGGGCTGTTGTGGGGATTGCTATTATTTATAGTTAAGACTCAtaacaatccttttttttttttttttttttgagacagggtttcgctctgtaccccaggctggagtgcagtggcaccctcACGGCTCACTCatcaacctccccagctcaagtcatcttcctgcctcctgagtagctgggactacagatacgtgccactgtgcccagttaattattactgttattatatttagtagagacaaggtctcactatgttgcccagggtggtctggaagtcctgagctcaagcgatcctccagcctcagcctcccaaagtgctgggattgcaggcatgagccatcacacgtGGTCAACCATCCTTTATTATGCTCTTATATGGTATTATTAACTCACAGTTCATGTGATCAAGAAGAGCTAAAATTCACAGTGGGCTTCCTGTGGGCCAGATCCTATTCAAAGTGGCCCAGAGAGAGTCAGTACCTGCCTGGGGCCACATGGTGAGTAAGCAGAACAGGGATGGGAGGGCAGGTGGGTGGCAGAATCCTGGATTCCATGCCTTACCCAGTTATTAGAACAGCTCATGTCCTGGGCACTTACTCggtgccaggcaccatgccaaCCTATTTACCGACATGATctcctttaattaaaaaaacagtaataatcaCAGCTAACACCTGCATGTCACTCATGGTGAATCGGGCCGTTCTCAGCACTCTGTGTAAACTGATTTATGTGACCCTATGATGTGGGTGTGGTTGTCACTATCACCATTTCCCAGGGAAGGGAACTGATGCTGAGAGGTCAGGCTGCTGTTCTCTCCTTTAATCACCACAGCAATGCTAGGAGGTGTGTACTTcggttatccccattttacagttggagaaagtgaggctcagagggagggagtgaggcaGTGAAGCCAGGAGGGTCAGGCAGGTCGGAGGAGATGGAGCCTGCCTCCCTCACCGCCCTCCCCCACCGGGCACTCACCAGCATCTGCCAGCGGGGCATGAAGTCGGCGCTCTGGCGGACCCGCTCGAAGATGCGCTGCAGCTGAGGGCTGATGAAGCTGTTGTCTTGGGAGACAGTGGAACAAGGAGGGCAGTAAGCGAAGAGGTGAGGAGGGACCCCCATGTGAGTATCTGAAGTTGGGGCCTGTCGGTGGGTAGGGCTGGGGTGGAAGTGAGGTCAGGGGTCAGGGGTCGAGGGTTATGCTGTACCCTGGATGCTGAGCATCTGGCCAACCTTGAGGGCAGCCCCTCGAACTGTACATAAGGTCTGCACGATCCGCTCGGCATTGGCCTCCGACAGGAAGGGGCTGGAGTCCGGCCCAGAACCACCCTCTGGGGAGAGAACAACCATTAGAATTACAACCACAAATATCATCACTgcggccaggcctggtggcccacgcctgtagtcccagcacattgggagaccgaggcaggatgaatgcaggagtttgagaccagcttgggcaataatgACAtcctttttctattaaaaaaacatatatagcATCTGCACACCAACaggaatggctaaaatgaaataCAGAGGCCAGGcttgttggctcacgcctgtaatcccaacactttggaaggccaacgcaggaggatagcttcagtccaggagttccagacca comes from Macaca fascicularis isolate 582-1 chromosome 19, T2T-MFA8v1.1 and encodes:
- the COQ8B gene encoding atypical kinase COQ8B, mitochondrial isoform X7, which produces MYSSRGCPQDNSFISPQLQRIFERVRQSADFMPRWQMLRVLEEELGRDWQAKVAFLEEVPFAAASIGQVHQGLLKDGTEVAVKIQYPGVAQSIQSDVQNLLAVLKMSTALPAGLFAEQSLQALQQELAWECDYRREAACAQNFRQLLANDPFFRVPAVVKELCTTRVLGMELAGGVPLDQCQGLSQDLRNQICFQLLTLCLRELFEFRFMQTDPNWANFLYDASSHQVTLLDFGASREFGTEFTDHYIEVVKAAADGDRDRVLQKSRDLKFLTGFETKAFSDAHVEAVMILGEPFATQGPYDFGSGETARRIQDLIPVLLRHRLRPPPEETYALHRKLAGAFLACARLQAHIACRDLFQDTYHRYWASRQPDAATASSLPTKGDSWADPS
- the COQ8B gene encoding atypical kinase COQ8B, mitochondrial isoform X6 encodes the protein MAKKSLPGGHLQSEGGSGPDSSPFLSEANAERIVQTLCTVRGAALKVGQMLSIQDNSFISPQLQRIFERVRQSADFMPRWQMLRVLEEELGRDWQAKVAFLEEVPFAAASIGQVHQGLLKDGTEVAVKIQYPGVAQSIQSDVQNLLAVLKMSTALPAGLFAEQSLQALQQELAWECDYRREAACAQNFRQLLANDPFFRVPAVVKELCTTRVLGMELAGGVPLDQCQGLSQDLRNQICFQLLTLCLRELFEFRFMQTDPNWANFLYDASSHQVTLLDFGASREFGTEFTDHYIEVVKAAADGDRDRVLQKSRDLKFLTGFETKAFSDAHVEAVMILGEPFATQGPYDFGSGETARRIQDLIPVLLRHRLRPPPEETYALHRKLAGAFLACARLQAHIACRDLFQDTYHRYWASRQPDAATASSLPTKGDSWADPS